The following are encoded in a window of Saccharothrix longispora genomic DNA:
- a CDS encoding PQQ-dependent sugar dehydrogenase, with product MLRQRCRPAAIPAGLLVLVLSAFLLPSVSMNDAAAAGTSRTGTVPLTELTVVSEQVASGLRRPIAITGLPDGRMLIAEKEGTVRAYHPDTGLAAEPVLDLTDRIDASDNERGLLGITPAPDFARTRTLYVAYTSLPAGALTLARVPLGAPDRPRVLLTQEHAEYGNHNGGQVAFGRDGYLYWSLGDGGHTHDPFKAGQDLGTLLGKIVRIDVTRTCGPKPYCVPSGNPFVRVPGARPEIWLYGLRNPWKFSVDPVDGSLWIGDVGQGLVEEVNHIRPWQGGANLGWSCREGTPVFDPQQCRSGGRYTDPVFEYDHYNDNCSVTGGVVYRGSRTPQARGTYVASDYCSTRVFAVRPRFDGGYESAVIGHLPTQPTAIGTDVHGELYVLSDLPGWLNRVRFELVQPARAGGGVANR from the coding sequence ATGTTGCGACAGCGTTGTCGCCCGGCCGCGATCCCGGCCGGCCTGCTCGTTTTAGTCCTGTCCGCGTTCCTGCTGCCCTCGGTGTCGATGAACGACGCCGCCGCGGCCGGTACGTCGCGCACCGGCACGGTGCCGCTCACCGAGTTGACCGTGGTGTCCGAGCAGGTGGCATCCGGTCTGCGACGTCCGATCGCGATCACCGGGCTACCGGACGGCCGGATGCTGATCGCGGAGAAGGAGGGCACCGTCCGTGCCTACCACCCCGACACCGGCCTGGCCGCCGAGCCGGTGCTCGACCTGACCGACCGGATCGACGCCTCCGACAACGAGCGCGGCCTGCTCGGCATCACACCCGCGCCGGACTTCGCCCGGACCAGGACCCTCTACGTGGCCTACACGAGCCTGCCGGCCGGCGCGCTGACCCTGGCGCGCGTGCCCCTCGGCGCTCCCGACCGGCCGCGGGTGTTGCTCACCCAGGAGCACGCCGAGTACGGCAACCACAACGGTGGACAGGTGGCGTTCGGCCGCGACGGCTACCTCTACTGGTCCCTCGGTGACGGCGGCCACACCCACGACCCGTTCAAGGCCGGCCAGGACCTCGGCACCCTGCTCGGCAAGATCGTGCGCATCGACGTCACCCGCACCTGCGGGCCGAAGCCCTACTGCGTGCCCTCCGGCAACCCGTTCGTCCGCGTGCCGGGCGCGCGGCCGGAGATCTGGCTCTACGGGCTGCGCAACCCGTGGAAGTTCTCCGTCGACCCGGTCGACGGCTCGCTGTGGATCGGTGACGTCGGCCAGGGCCTGGTCGAGGAGGTCAACCACATCCGCCCGTGGCAGGGCGGGGCGAACCTCGGCTGGTCCTGCCGGGAGGGCACCCCGGTGTTCGACCCGCAGCAGTGCCGCTCGGGCGGGCGGTACACCGACCCGGTCTTCGAGTACGACCACTACAACGACAACTGCTCGGTGACCGGCGGCGTGGTGTACCGGGGGTCCCGGACCCCGCAAGCGCGGGGGACCTACGTCGCGAGCGACTACTGCTCGACCCGCGTGTTCGCCGTGCGCCCCCGGTTCGACGGCGGCTACGAGTCCGCCGTGATCGGACACCTCCCCACCCAGCCGACCGCGATCGGCACCGACGTGCACGGCGAGCTGTACGTGCTCAGCGACCTCCCGGGATGGCTCAACCGCGTGCGGTTCGAGCTGGTCCAGCCGGCCCGCGCCGGCGGTGGGGTGGCGAACCGCTGA